One genomic region from Thermoleptolyngbya sichuanensis A183 encodes:
- a CDS encoding alpha/beta fold hydrolase codes for MAVQEKTLTCGQLEWFYRAVEGDTASNRVPVVLLHGLPAAGYSWRGVMLALEEWGFGAIAPDWIGFGSSAKPDRRTFAYTPDAYATALETFLTTLGIDRCSLIVQGFIGSVGLQYALRHPDQIERLVILNAPVTSRAKLPWKMQQLGLPLAGEMFTQDPLLVDRTLEGGGGYVVKDEDLDVYRRPFLKSSDAGRALFAAVQNLRLPQATAEIEQGFQAWTKPVLVGWGMRDRWLPFSLAEAFVQATPEAELIQLPDVGHYPQIDWFDKVNEAILPFLLRTVI; via the coding sequence ATGGCGGTGCAGGAGAAAACGCTGACCTGTGGGCAGCTCGAATGGTTTTATCGAGCAGTAGAAGGAGATACAGCGAGCAACCGAGTGCCTGTCGTGCTGCTGCACGGGCTGCCTGCTGCGGGCTATAGCTGGCGCGGTGTGATGTTGGCGCTGGAGGAGTGGGGGTTTGGGGCGATCGCCCCCGACTGGATTGGTTTTGGTTCCTCGGCAAAACCCGACCGCCGCACCTTTGCCTACACGCCCGATGCCTACGCCACTGCACTGGAAACGTTTCTGACCACCTTGGGGATCGATCGCTGCTCGCTGATTGTGCAGGGATTCATCGGCTCTGTGGGGCTGCAATATGCTCTGCGCCATCCCGACCAGATCGAGCGGCTGGTCATCCTGAATGCCCCGGTGACGAGCCGCGCCAAACTTCCCTGGAAGATGCAGCAGTTGGGGCTGCCGCTGGCGGGCGAAATGTTCACCCAAGACCCGCTGCTGGTGGATCGGACGCTCGAAGGCGGCGGGGGCTATGTGGTGAAAGACGAAGATCTGGATGTATATCGCCGCCCCTTTTTGAAAAGCTCGGATGCGGGTCGGGCCCTGTTTGCCGCCGTGCAAAACCTGCGCCTGCCGCAGGCTACTGCCGAGATTGAGCAGGGGTTTCAAGCCTGGACGAAGCCCGTTTTGGTGGGCTGGGGAATGCGCGATCGCTGGCTGCCTTTCAGCCTGGCCGAGGCATTTGTGCAAGCCACTCCTGAAGCAGAACTGATCCAACTGCCGGACGTGGGGCACTATCCGCAAATCGACTGGTTCGACAAGGTGAATGAAGCGATCCTGCCCTTCCTGCTGAGAACCGTCATTTGA
- a CDS encoding glucose-1-phosphate adenylyltransferase, whose translation MKRVLAIILGGGAGTRLYPLTKLRAKPAVPLAGKYRLIDIPVSNCINSDIYKIFVLTQFNSASLNRHISRTYSFSGFHEGFVEVLAAQQTPENPNWFQGTADAVRQYLWMFQDYDVDQYLILSGDHLYRMDYSDFVERHRETKADITISVLPMDNERSSDFGLMKINEDGRIIDFYEKPKGEALKQMQVDTTVLGLTPEEAKLKPYIASMGIYVFEKQVMFDLLRRSPEQTDFGKEIIPSSAKDYNLQAYLYNGYWEDIGTIRSFYDANLALTQQPHPPFSFYDEKAPIYTRGRSLPPSKLLDCTITESMIGEGCILKNCQVHHSVLGIRTRIESGCVVQDTLIMGSDFYQPLVERSNSCDDGKVPLGIGANTTIRGAIIDKNACIGCDVKILNKDHVEEAAREEYGFYIRNGIVVVLKGATIPDGTVI comes from the coding sequence GTGAAAAGGGTATTAGCGATTATTCTGGGCGGCGGTGCAGGCACCCGCCTGTATCCACTCACAAAGCTGAGAGCCAAGCCAGCCGTGCCGCTGGCGGGCAAGTATCGCTTGATTGATATTCCGGTTAGCAACTGCATCAATTCCGACATTTACAAGATCTTCGTCCTGACGCAGTTCAACTCAGCGTCGCTCAATCGCCATATCTCCCGTACCTATAGCTTTTCGGGGTTCCACGAAGGATTTGTGGAAGTGCTGGCAGCACAGCAAACTCCCGAAAATCCCAACTGGTTTCAGGGCACGGCTGACGCGGTGCGGCAATATCTCTGGATGTTCCAGGACTACGACGTAGATCAGTATCTAATCCTGTCTGGCGACCACCTCTATCGCATGGACTATAGCGATTTTGTGGAGCGCCACCGCGAAACCAAGGCCGACATTACGATTTCGGTGCTGCCGATGGACAATGAGCGGTCCTCAGATTTTGGTCTGATGAAGATCAATGAGGATGGACGCATCATTGACTTTTACGAGAAGCCCAAGGGCGAGGCCCTGAAGCAGATGCAGGTGGATACTACTGTGCTAGGGCTGACCCCCGAAGAGGCAAAGCTCAAGCCTTACATTGCGTCGATGGGCATCTATGTGTTTGAAAAGCAGGTGATGTTTGACCTGCTGCGGCGATCGCCCGAACAGACCGACTTTGGCAAGGAAATCATTCCCTCCTCTGCCAAAGACTACAACCTGCAGGCCTATTTGTATAACGGCTACTGGGAAGACATTGGGACAATCCGCTCGTTCTACGATGCCAACCTAGCGCTGACGCAACAGCCCCATCCGCCCTTTAGCTTCTACGACGAAAAGGCTCCCATCTATACCCGCGGGCGATCGCTCCCGCCCAGCAAGCTGCTCGACTGCACCATTACCGAGTCGATGATCGGCGAGGGCTGCATTCTAAAAAACTGTCAGGTGCATCACTCTGTTCTGGGCATCCGCACGCGCATCGAGTCGGGCTGCGTAGTGCAAGACACGCTGATCATGGGGTCAGACTTTTATCAGCCCCTGGTCGAGCGCTCGAACAGTTGCGATGATGGCAAAGTGCCCCTCGGCATCGGCGCGAACACCACGATTCGCGGGGCAATTATCGACAAGAACGCCTGCATCGGCTGCGATGTCAAAATTTTGAACAAGGATCACGTCGAAGAAGCTGCCCGCGAAGAATACGGCTTCTATATCCGCAACGGAATCGTGGTGGTTCTCAAGGGGGCAACGATTCCAGATGGAACCGTGATCTGA
- a CDS encoding AAA family ATPase, whose protein sequence is MDQRTAAPTPTVFHLIVLIGLPGSGKSTLAQVLVNNYGCRLVSTDAIRGRLFGDEATQGPWPLIWQEVEQAFRAVTGVRPNQIVLKRRSDAAKPLTRTPSHEISHTLYDATNAARRQRREVVQLGRRCGFSHITGLWLDVPLSLCLERNRKRDRQVPEPIIEQMHCRLSTAPPSLSDGFDTLIHLPPAFCPDPTTWDSARFGKPHPQFS, encoded by the coding sequence GTGGATCAACGCACTGCTGCCCCAACGCCAACGGTTTTTCATCTGATTGTTCTGATTGGTCTGCCGGGAAGCGGAAAGTCCACGCTGGCGCAGGTTTTAGTCAATAACTATGGCTGTCGGCTAGTGTCTACAGACGCGATCCGGGGGCGACTGTTTGGCGACGAGGCGACGCAGGGCCCCTGGCCGCTGATCTGGCAGGAAGTCGAGCAGGCTTTTCGAGCGGTGACGGGCGTTCGTCCAAATCAAATCGTTCTGAAGCGACGGTCTGACGCTGCAAAGCCGCTTACGCGCACCCCGTCTCACGAAATCTCTCATACGCTCTACGACGCGACCAATGCAGCACGGCGGCAGCGGCGGGAGGTCGTGCAACTGGGGCGGCGCTGTGGCTTTTCACACATTACGGGGCTATGGCTAGATGTGCCGCTGAGCCTGTGTTTGGAGCGAAACCGAAAGCGCGATCGCCAGGTTCCTGAACCCATCATCGAGCAGATGCATTGCCGCCTCTCCACAGCCCCACCCAGCCTCAGCGACGGCTTCGATACCTTGATTCACCTGCCGCCAGCCTTTTGTCCAGACCCTACAACCTGGGATTCGGCTCGGTTTGGGAAACCACACCCCCAATTCTCTTGA
- a CDS encoding DnaJ C-terminal domain-containing protein: MAAQDFKDYYAILGISKSASADELKRAYRKLARQYHPDMNPGNAAAEARFKEINEAYEVLSDPDKRRKYDQFGQYWKQAEGFGGGAPGDFGGFDFSQYGSFDDFINELLGRFAGGVPGGDRSYGYRPGTPPGGFGGFGGFGEPPTSAGGDLEANLSMTLSEAFKGVQKRLILGSEEIEVRIPAGAKPGSKIRVRGKGQMNPYTRQRGDLYLKIDIQPHPFFRFEEDNLVCEVAIAPDEAVLGTAIDVPTPDGLVTMNVPAGIRSGQTLRLRGKGWVNPKGGRGDQLVKIVIVPPKDLSPAEREYYEKIRDSRTFDPRSGLKHIRL, translated from the coding sequence ATGGCTGCTCAGGACTTCAAAGACTACTACGCCATCCTTGGAATCAGCAAAAGCGCCAGCGCCGACGAACTCAAGCGGGCCTACCGCAAACTGGCGCGGCAATATCACCCTGACATGAATCCTGGCAACGCGGCAGCCGAGGCTCGCTTTAAGGAAATCAACGAAGCCTACGAAGTGCTGTCTGACCCAGACAAGCGCCGCAAATATGACCAGTTTGGGCAATATTGGAAACAGGCAGAAGGCTTTGGCGGCGGCGCTCCGGGCGACTTTGGCGGATTTGACTTTAGCCAATACGGCAGCTTCGATGATTTTATCAATGAGCTGCTGGGCCGGTTTGCGGGCGGCGTTCCGGGTGGCGATCGCAGCTATGGCTATCGTCCGGGCACTCCACCGGGGGGCTTTGGGGGGTTTGGTGGGTTTGGCGAACCTCCGACCAGCGCGGGCGGCGATTTGGAAGCCAACCTCAGCATGACCCTATCGGAGGCGTTTAAGGGTGTGCAAAAACGACTAATTTTGGGCAGCGAAGAAATCGAGGTGCGGATTCCGGCGGGGGCCAAACCGGGCAGCAAGATTCGCGTGCGGGGCAAAGGACAGATGAATCCCTATACCCGTCAGCGAGGAGATTTGTATCTCAAAATCGACATCCAGCCCCACCCGTTTTTCCGATTTGAAGAGGACAATCTGGTGTGTGAAGTGGCGATCGCCCCTGATGAAGCCGTGCTGGGAACCGCCATCGACGTGCCTACGCCAGACGGTCTCGTGACCATGAACGTGCCCGCTGGAATCCGCTCCGGCCAAACGCTGCGGCTGCGAGGTAAGGGCTGGGTGAATCCTAAAGGCGGGCGTGGCGATCAGTTGGTGAAAATCGTCATCGTGCCTCCTAAGGATCTCAGCCCTGCTGAGCGCGAATACTACGAAAAAATCCGCGATAGCCGGACGTTTGACCCCCGTAGTGGACTAAAGCACATCCGGCTCTAG
- a CDS encoding sensor histidine kinase: MHKWYLPTLSEVVAQAESPVRQPGPVARQQLKAEREWWGAIAALNHLLLETLPLDPKPRSSKAKAQALVLSGPLPVLEAPDVVARVATWNFTVNALETASWLPFRLLPSAQHNAPHGSTAATVPLMPNDPLAAEQFCLVLTPTFGLVMVLGEDLEGTPAFMLSFDPVVVRAAWQALRARLLFAGAGILGQIEPLVIQFMPLDPNRPDDRPTALPDYRLVSRFNRLMLDFLPEPLEWEAHPNSLPTVGDRSSVPEEAAEVVEVSPLHWLHDGEAIALGLQQSSSTNGNNASRKGQAEADNLLSAKSEHLDMELLQAIAHEVRTPLTTIRTLTRLLLKRKDLSPDVLKRLQVIDQECTEQIDRFNLIFRAAELETAPVKHPLMPLAPVSLAQVFEQNVSRWKQLASQRSLTLQVELPQKLPNVVTDPNLFDQVLTGLIDRLTQTLAPGSEIRLQVELAGHQLKLQFEAEQPAADPAGANLGFVPPLKSLGQLLMFQPETGSLSLSLAVTKNLFQALGGKLIVKQRPQRGEVLTVFLPLESR, from the coding sequence GTGCATAAGTGGTATCTACCCACCCTCAGTGAAGTCGTTGCCCAGGCAGAAAGCCCGGTGCGGCAGCCTGGCCCTGTGGCCCGGCAGCAGCTTAAGGCTGAGCGCGAATGGTGGGGGGCGATCGCCGCGCTGAACCATCTACTTTTGGAAACGCTCCCCCTTGACCCCAAACCTCGATCTTCCAAAGCAAAAGCCCAGGCTTTGGTGCTATCGGGGCCGCTGCCCGTGCTAGAAGCACCCGATGTGGTCGCACGAGTTGCCACCTGGAATTTCACGGTAAATGCGCTAGAAACCGCGTCGTGGCTTCCGTTCCGGCTGTTGCCCTCGGCCCAGCACAACGCCCCGCACGGCTCTACGGCGGCCACGGTGCCCCTCATGCCCAATGATCCGCTGGCGGCGGAGCAGTTTTGCCTGGTGCTAACGCCCACCTTTGGGCTGGTGATGGTGCTAGGGGAAGATCTGGAAGGCACGCCTGCGTTTATGCTGTCCTTTGACCCGGTGGTGGTGCGGGCGGCGTGGCAGGCGCTGCGGGCACGGCTGCTGTTCGCAGGGGCGGGGATCTTGGGACAGATCGAGCCACTGGTTATCCAGTTCATGCCGCTCGATCCCAATCGTCCCGACGATCGCCCCACCGCATTGCCCGACTATCGACTGGTTTCCCGGTTCAATCGGCTGATGCTCGACTTTTTGCCAGAGCCGCTGGAGTGGGAAGCCCATCCCAACTCGCTGCCGACTGTGGGCGATCGCTCCAGTGTCCCAGAAGAAGCGGCCGAGGTCGTTGAGGTGTCGCCCTTGCACTGGCTCCATGATGGCGAGGCGATCGCCCTGGGCTTGCAGCAGTCAAGCTCGACCAATGGAAACAATGCTAGCCGCAAGGGCCAGGCAGAGGCAGATAATCTGCTGAGCGCCAAGAGCGAACACCTGGATATGGAACTCTTGCAGGCGATCGCCCACGAAGTCCGCACGCCGCTGACCACCATCCGCACCCTGACGCGGCTCCTGCTCAAGCGCAAAGACCTCAGCCCCGACGTGCTAAAGCGCCTGCAAGTCATCGACCAAGAATGCACCGAACAAATCGATCGGTTTAACCTGATTTTCCGCGCCGCAGAACTAGAAACGGCTCCGGTCAAGCATCCGCTGATGCCCCTGGCCCCGGTGTCCCTGGCGCAGGTGTTCGAGCAAAACGTGTCCCGGTGGAAGCAGCTTGCCAGCCAGCGCAGTTTGACGCTCCAGGTCGAACTGCCCCAAAAGCTGCCGAACGTCGTCACCGACCCCAACCTGTTTGATCAGGTTTTGACCGGGCTGATCGACCGACTCACGCAGACCCTTGCGCCAGGGAGCGAAATTCGCCTCCAGGTGGAGCTAGCCGGACACCAGCTCAAGCTCCAATTTGAGGCAGAACAACCAGCCGCCGACCCAGCCGGAGCTAATCTGGGCTTTGTGCCACCGCTAAAATCGCTGGGGCAACTGCTGATGTTCCAGCCCGAAACGGGTAGCCTCAGCCTTAGCCTAGCGGTAACCAAAAATCTGTTCCAGGCGCTAGGCGGTAAGCTAATCGTGAAACAACGACCCCAGCGAGGCGAAGTGCTGACGGTGTTTCTGCCGCTGGAGTCGAGGTAG
- a CDS encoding GNAT family N-acetyltransferase: MLHSTPELETQRLYLQQFQPDDLDALAALSANPDVMRYVGKGVRTRAETQIGLHRMIDHWQAHGFGMWKLVENETGAFVGRAGLIYLDSTPEIEVGYVLGCPFWGRGLATEAARASLQFGFDTLGLERIVAIARPENHASQRVMQKLGMTYEKDAFYYNCAVVYWAIAREHFSP; the protein is encoded by the coding sequence ATGCTCCACTCCACACCTGAACTAGAAACGCAGCGACTTTATCTGCAACAGTTTCAGCCAGACGACCTCGACGCGCTGGCAGCGCTATCAGCCAATCCAGACGTGATGCGCTACGTGGGAAAAGGTGTCCGTACGCGAGCAGAAACTCAAATCGGGCTGCATCGCATGATTGATCATTGGCAGGCGCACGGCTTTGGCATGTGGAAGCTGGTGGAAAACGAGACAGGGGCTTTTGTTGGGCGGGCCGGGCTGATTTATCTGGACAGCACGCCAGAAATCGAAGTGGGGTATGTGCTGGGTTGCCCCTTTTGGGGACGTGGGCTGGCTACCGAAGCGGCGCGGGCCAGCCTCCAGTTTGGGTTTGATACCTTAGGGCTGGAGCGAATCGTGGCGATCGCCCGGCCCGAAAACCACGCCTCACAGCGTGTCATGCAAAAACTCGGCATGACCTATGAAAAAGACGCTTTTTACTACAACTGTGCGGTCGTGTATTGGGCGATCGCCCGCGAACATTTCTCGCCATGA